CAACACTATCAAAGAACTTCATTTCATTCTTAAAacctttaaattattttggatATGGTGATGCATTTCCAagggttttttgctgttttaggCTTTTAGAGTTGTAAAGTGGTATGCTATTCAACTGATTATCTGCTGCATTCCTTGATAGAGTCTGGTCCTTGGCAGTATTGCCCATGTAAAGTCagccagatttttttattaaaaacttaGTATCATTTAAACCAAACCACGTTTTTGGTTGGGAGCAGGTGAGGGGAGGAATTGTTTGGAATATAAATtagagattaaaaagaaaaagagaggcaTTTTTAGGTGCCGCTTCCTTTACTCCAGATTCTGTGGGGTTTAGTTTTTTCCCCCAGGATAGCTGCCATTACTTGCAACAAAAGTTGTGTTGCAAggtgaatattttaaaattgtattttaagaatttattaagaaagaagGTAATTTGATATGGAAGACTCTCAGAATCTTCTTCTTGGCatgtaatttaaacaaaaaagaccTTGTTGAAATTATTTGCCAGTTTAAACTCCATGCATGCTGAGCAAATGGCCTAGGAACTTAAGAAGGTAACTTAATTTTTTctagggctttttttttgttcaccTGTGATGAAACTGAGTTGCAACACCAAGCAATAGTAatcaaagaaatagaaagaagtAAAGCTattgtttttaatgtgatgTAAGCCATTAGCAAAGTTGAGGGACCATGTCAGCTGCTACTACTACTGATTTTCCATTTGCTGGCATTTGAAGAGGTGAATACCGTCATTTAGGACCCTCAGAAAGTACAGCAACAGatgataaaattatttcactaaCATGTATGTGTAGGCAAACCTGTGTTTGAAGTTAgctccattttattttactttgaggTAAAAACCAGACAGATGGCCAAAAAAAGTGTAGCGAAACGGAAATTGCTGAGAATTTTTGACACTAGCTTTATTGTTGCTTGTGCATTTGTGTCAGTAATGCATATTGATCGTGTTTGCTGTCCTTTGCCAGTCAGAAAAGTGAGCCTGTGCCTTCATTATCAAATCCATTATGAACTTAGTGGATGCTGGATACAGATCCAAGATGCAGCTTTTGAAATTACATCATCTTGACATTAAAAGCAAGTTTCTGGAAATGATTGAAAAAACATGGCCATGTCACTTCCACAGCATTGGTTGCAAAGTTTCTTTTTTAGCTTCCCCCAGACTGAACTTcccatttgaaaaacaaaaaacaaaaataagcttttcctGGGAAATCAGTAAGTTTAAAGGCCATTTAAATTTCTCAGATGAGTTAAAATGCTTATTCCTTGCTGCATGATTAGGACAATCTATACAGTCAGAAGAGTCCAACTTCCAAGTTGCTGGTGAAACTTTATAGGACACCCAAAAACCTGTGTACTTCCTCGTACAGGAGTATACTGGTGCCAGGAGGGAAACAGGCTACAGCACAGGGagaggtgggagggagggagcagagcctagtctagcctagcctagcctagctTTTCTGGGATGGATTTATGGGATGGACTAGCTGGCTGTCAGTTATGGCATTATAACAGTGTGCACTTTATTGTTGTTTTATGAAGAATACTCGTGGTCATAAAAATGCATAATGCAGGGGCACTGTTCTAGGGTAACAGTTTAGatcaagaaggaaaagcagttgGAGGAGTTTCTTGGACTTTTTGTAAATGATCCATTTTCTGGTTTCAAGATAGaagacattgattttttttctctggtacgagtctttttttcagaaagaaaaacaaagcaaaacatgaaCAAGCAATCATTAAAGTTAAGGGGCATAATTTTGAAATAGATTTGAGTATctttagaattttatttttattttatcatgGTAGTCAAATCCATTCAAGTCCCTAAATACTGTGTAATGGGAAGGAGCTAATACTGTAACATTTAGTATTCTTCCTCAGATAGTGGAAGGGTGTTTAATATTCTGCAGGAAATCACCTCTTTTCTCCCAAAGAAGCACACATAAGAAATACTTTGCTTGGACGTGATACATTCCAATGACAGCAGTTTGAcagcaaaacccacaaaatatttctctcctttctgaGATCCCTTGCACACTGCCCAGTTGGAAATCCCTCAAGAAACCTTCACCTTGCTGTATGCTAGCAGCTGCCACAAAGTGGCAGTTACTTCAGAGCTCCTGTCACAGTGGTCCACAGCATGTTTCCTACCGAGCACTGTCATCACCTTCTCATCTTCCAAAACTGAATACACAGGCAAGAAGAAAGGCAAGCAAGCTTTGAAACGTGCTTCTGTTCCCATGGAAAGTCTGCTGGTGTGCCATTTCCAGTCaaaaggcagcacaggcagaaagAGGGCATAGGTCAGGGTGTGGACGAATGAGCATGGGGTAACGGAGTATGATCTTGCTATGGAATCAGTCCTGcttctgttgcctgctgtgCTCTCACCTAGCAGTAAATGGAGGAAGCCATGTATTTCTGCAGTAGTGGGGTTGAAGTGCTCCCCCTCCCTCGCCGTGCAGTGGCTTCCTCACACATCTCTACGGTGTGTGTCGGGAGTGTGTGTTTGTGGGATGCAATTCAGTCCTTCATACTCATGAAATTTCCCCTTGTGTTAGTAAGTCTGAGTGACAGAGGGATCACCATTTGGCCAGTGGGTGGCTTTCATTGTGCCAAATCCGGCATAAAAGCACCTATTTTCGGCACACATGGCTTTCTGTGTGTATGTACTACACAACTACTTACTGTTCTTAAGTttgtttgtggaaaaaaaaacatgttccaTTTAGAGGAGGGGAGATCATGCTAACCCAAAGTAATAGGATCTgaagaaatacttgttttaCTTGGTTTTTTGTTCGTTTTGCACTTTTTCCAGGCTGTCTAAGCCTTCTGAACAATTTCCCTGTAGTCTCCTTGTCTGTTCTCAGCATACGAGCAGCGTCAACAGTCTGTGAGTAACACCTGTCCAGGTAACCAGAAactggaaaattacaaaaatgtctttatttaaagtattttgcaGCACTTTACCTAGCCTGATTACTATTTTGTAAACATGGAATTATTATATTGATTGTTTGTAAAACCATTTAATAAATATGTGTTAGTTTTTATCTTTCATCCTGTTGAATTGTATGTTTGTTCCCAAAGTAGGAAACAACCGTGACCAAACCCCACAAGGACAACACCAGACCCCCTTAGCAGGGTTTCTGCTGATGTCTGTTCCCAGCCTGACCTGGGCTCGCACCCACTGAACCCGTCTGACAACGTTACATAGTATTATGTAaaggaaaaggacctggggtgcCGACTGATGgccactgaacatgagccagcttgtgcccaggcagccaagagggccaacagcatcctggcctgtatcagtaAtagtggccagcagggccagggcagtgatcatccccctgtacttggcactgatgaggctgcaccttgaatcctgtgttagttctgggcccctcactgcaagagagacattgaggtgctggagtgggtccggtgaagggtctggagcacaagtgtgatgaggaacggctgagggaactggggctgttcagtccagagaaaaggaggctcagggggggCCTTATCCCTCtgtacagctacctgaaaggaggctgtagcgaggtgggggtcagtctcttctcccaagtaagaaGCAGTAGAGCAAGAGGTAATGGCCCCAAGCTGCGCCAGGGGAGGCTtagactgggtattaggaaaaattcctGCACAgggagggtgctcaggcattgggagcaggctgcccagggcagtggtggagtcaccatccctgaagtgCTCAAAAACCGCACAGGTGAGGCGctcagtgacatggttcagcggtggtcttggcagtcccgGGATgatggctggacttgatgatctttaatgtTCTTCTCCGGCCCAGCTGATTCTATAGTTCCGCTTCAGCAGCCAGGCCGCGGGAGAGCTGGTTTCCGGCCGGGCAGCGGCGGGGACAGGAGCGGCGCCGGGCTCCCCGGACCGCCATCTCCCTCTGGCGGCGCGGCGGGCCGTGCGGCCTCCGCGGTGGCAGCGGCGTGGGGCGGAGCTGCCTTGCCGGAAGAAGGAGGCCTTGTTCATCTGCCGGGCAGAGCGTGGCGTGGTCCTGCGCCGGCGGCAGCGGCCTGCAGCGGCCTGTCGTCCTGCGGCTGGCAGGTGTGTGTCCTGTGGGGCGGGAGGGGCGGCGGGGAGCCGGCACGGCCCGGCCCGGCACACCTCCCCTCCGCTCTATCAGGAGTGGCGGGGGAGGGACGAGGCCCAGGCCCAGCCGCAGCGGGTGGGCCGCGGCGGCCGGGGGTTGGGCTCCGTGGTGCGGATCCTCCTTGTGGTGCGGGTCCGGGTCACGGCTGGCAGCAGCGGCAGGCTTCGTGCTGCTTTGGTTCAGGTTATTTCAGTCGTTCGTGTCTCCCCGGGTGTAAGCGGTGCGGTCAGTTTCCGTGTCCGGCTGGTGAGCTCAGGCTTGGCTTGTGTCAGTCTTACGGACACCGGATCAATTCAGATTCAcataaaagcaactgaaaacaggCGTCGTAAAGGCCCTGTGGGACAGCCAGCCTGGGGCTGAAGGCTTGTGAGTGCCTCGGGCCTTGTTTTCCTGAGCCTCAGCGCTTTGGGTTTGTGGGTGAGAATGCCCCGGAGTAAGGGGCAGAGCTGGCGAAACCTCGCGGGGCTCTGCGGGGGCTGTTTCTGCTTTACACGGCTGGGGTGGTAAACGTTATTTCTCCACTCAGTAGTCAGGCGTGGAGGTTTATGCGTTTAGATCCTCTCAGTTACATACCTTTTCTGGCCTGTTTTGGGTTTCCTTCTTTTCCGTTAACCCCAGGATAATCTAGTGTGTAGCAGCTGTCTGCctgtcacagaatggtttgggttggagaggaccttaagatcaagtagttccaactccctgccaaaATAGACCAGATCAGACTGAGGTCTCTGTAAGGATTTTGTGATTAACAGCATGATTCCATGTCCGTTGATTTATGGCAATAAAATACCTGCTTGGACTGGGAAAGGGATAAGGAGCTCTGCGGGTGGGAGGGCAGTGCTTCAGGGAGCAGCTGGGATCCTTTGGAAGGCAGAGAATATATTTTCCTCTGAAACAAATTTCATGTTACACTGAAAGGATGAGTAACactatttcaaataaaatatcttGGCCTTTATTTTCTGCTAATGTGTTCTTTCTCACCGTAGGATTACGGATAGCACTGCAGTAAAGTCCAGTTCTTCCAGGGAACAAGAATTTCATAAGGTACCTTTCAGCTCTGCGTACTTGTGTCTTTCATTGCTGCTTCTGCCTGTTGGTAGCTTCTTGGAGGGCTGCCGTTCCTCTGTCTGCTTTTagacctcctcctcctcctgatgTATtagttagggtttttttcagattaaaacaCAGTTTTTCTAAATCACTTAAAGGATGGGAGTGGCTTTAGTGATCTCCAGTTAGAACGTGTTTTTTTGCTCTTTGCCTTCAGAGTGTTCAAGAGATTCCACCAACTttgtttaaaaggaagaaaaggtcaAGTTTCATTAAGcactgaaaaggaaggaaggaaacttGTGGGTTTGAAAAAGACAGCATCAGGGATAGGTCACTGCCCTCTAGATCTCTTTTGACAAccaaagcagcacagctgagatgaATGGTGGGAAGTGGAGGAAGACCAGGAGTGGGGGTGGCTTCAGGCACTACATGTAGGCATAGCTGCACTACATGTAGGCATAGCTGACCGTGTTTCCAGATTAACAGTTCTGCAGTGTGAAGTTTTGTTGACAGAATGTGCACTGTACTAAAGTAGATGaaagggttttattttaaaatgtgatagCTGTTTTCCAATCTGATTAGGCTGTGGAAAATAGGAAGTGGGCATGAAAGcatgttttcccatttttacCCTTGTTCTGGAGCAGTCACTGATCTCCTCAAAAGCCTATAATTGGCAGAACAGAAGCTCGATAAGAAACATTGGTTTCTCATTCTCAGTAAAAAGTGCACAGCTTTTGAAGCACTGCTGCCAAGGCTGGGGACCCTCTCATCCTGTGACTTAACCTGGATGAGCACAGTGGGTGCTAAGTCCAGAGCTGGGATTCTCTTGCAGCTGCTGTGGTATGAGTAATCTCTGATAACTGTATcaaagtcttttctttttaattcccttgtcctggtttcagtACATAACATGCTGATTGgtaatcatagaaccatagaatatttagggttggaaaggaccttaagatcatctagttccaacccccctaccatgggcagggacacctcacactaaaccatgtcacctaaggctctgtccagcctggccttgaacactgccggggatgaagcattcacagcttccctgggcaacccattccagtgcctcactaccctcacagtaaagaacttcttccttatatccaatctaaacttcccaagtttaaatttgaacccgttaccccttgtcctgtcactgcagtccctaatgaagagtttctctccagcatccctataggcccccttcaggtactggaaggctgctatgaggtccccacgcagccttctcttctccagactgaacagccccaactttctcagcctgtcttcatatgggaggtgctccagtcccctgatcatcctcgtggccctcctctggacttattccaacagttccatgtcctttttgtattgagggcaccagaactgaacgcagtactccaagtgggatCTCAGGACAGCAGAGTAGTTGTCTAATAAATTTAATTCTGTACAAGAACTGTATATCTTATGCTGCCTTACATGGGTGCTGCCAGCatgttgtgtttgggtttttttgtggctgTTACTTGCCTTTGTTAtcatgattattattttttcccccagtttctaGTAATGGCAACCTACACTTGCATCACTTGCCGCGTGGCTTTCAAGGATGCCGACATTCAGCGTGCCCATTACAAAACTGACTGGCATAGATACAACCTGAAGCGTAAGGTCGCTGACATGCCTCCTGTCACAGCTGAGAACTTCCAAGAGAGAGTCCTAGCGCAGAGAGCAGTGGCAGAGGAGCAGAACAAAATCACTGCCACTTACTGCACAGTTTGCAGCAAGAGATTCTCCACCTTCAATGCCTACGAGAATCACTTGAAGTCCAAGAAGCACTTAGAGTTGGAGAAGAAAGCTGTCCAAGCTGTCAGCAAGAAGGTGAAAATACTAAATGAAAAGAACCTGGAAAAGGGGCTGGCTCCAGAGAGTGTAAACAAAGATGAAATGAATGCCGCTATTCAGCAAGCCATCAGAGCTCAGCCGTCTTCCTCTCCAAAGAAGATGCCTTTTCCTCCTAGTGATGCAAGTAGCTCTCCTGCTTCTATGGTAAGTGCCAGCTTATCACAGAGTAGAGAACGATCGGAAAAACCTCCACGTCTACAGTGGTTTGAACAGCAAGCGAAGAAGCTGGCCAAACAACAggcagaggaaaaagaggatACGGAAGAAGGTAAGGCAATAAACATACTGACAATAGATAGCTTGGGTTAAACGGTTTTGCATAAAAACCTCTTTATATTTTTGCAGTAGTACAGCATTTTCCGTCACAAAAGGTCTTCCTGTTAAGTAAATTAACAAAGGAGTTAAGGCTGGCCCATGGTTGCTGTCAAGGACTCTGTGTCAGTGTTTTAACTGCCAGCTGTCAAGATATTAATGCTTGTGAAGGTTGAATATAAGCAGTTACTAACCTGAGCACTGTTTCCTATGTGAGAATCCAGGGGAAGTTTCGTTTAAGGGAGGCTAACATAAAAGGTTACCCTAAAACTACTTCTGAAAAATAGATGAACAAAAATCCAGTCACGATCATTTGCTGTTGTCCCACCAATCACTTCACTGATCCGTTGAAGGAAGTGGGGcgggttttgcttttctctgcctATCAAGACCAGTGGAGAAGGTCTGCCTTATGCTGTGTGGCATAGCTTCTCAGCATGTCGGCATCTGTATTAAAACTGGTTCAGGAGTTGCCACCCCAActgccttttcctgctgcttttccctcacCACTTGTGTGGAGACAGGTCTTTGTTGGAGGTCAGCCTGGAAAGGAGACAACTGAAAAGATCGGAGCTTAAGATTTCCCAGAAAAGGCTTATTTGTAACCTGGATGCTTTCAGTGCTGTAGTTTACAGTGCAGCTCCAAATGCATCTCTCTGAGCAGCCCAATGGGGTGATTAAGCTGCAGCAAGGGGGCAGGTGTGAATGGAGTGGGACCATACTATGTCTGCTCCATTACTGAAACCATTGTAACAGATGCAATAACATGACACATCAATTTTATGCTGCTGAAGTTTCAGTTGCAGTTCAGGGAATCTGTTCTACAAAAGTAGAAACATACACCTCTGAACATGCTTTTTAACATCTAAAGAAGGAGCCAACTTGCACCTGTTTTGTATTAACGTGTTAGTCATAAATTGTAATGCTAAATCCTGGTAGGTTTCTGaatgttaattttttctttttaagtgttTGTCCAGGAATGTTTCCTGAAAGTCCTGTTAATTCAGTgtgaggcttttaaaattactgagCTATTTCCTATAGCAAAGTTCTCTAGTTATCATCCTACAGCACTAGGGAGCATCGTGTTCCGTGTTCACAGACACTGTGCACATGGCAGTTGAAAGGGGACCAGTAGGAATAGAGTACAGCAAAATGCTCACTGCCCCAGATCTGAACTCCTTAAACCAGATTTCTAGACACCTCTGGAAGTATAGTCAGATTGCTGGTTTGTTTATCCTTAATCAGCTCTGCAGTAATCTTGCAATTGTGTAAAATTGTTAGTATATCTTGGTGTGTACTAACACATAGTTTGTCTGTGGCAGCTGGCTTTGTTCTTTGTTGTTAAAGGTGTATGTGTGAACAGGAGTGTGGTTCCCCTCACTTCTGGAAATGAGTATTTGCATGATTCTGGCAGAGTTGTATTGTTTTTAATGAGCCATGCTTGCATTCTTGTGCTGTGGTGAATTAAATTTAAGGCTTCATAACAGCAATGAAGTGTTAATAGCTGAGAAGATGGAAGGGAAAGCATACTAGAATTGCCAGCTTTGTTTATGAGCAGACTTAATCTTTTATATGCATCTTacaagaaaagatgttttacTGGCAGTTGTATATTCTTGCACCTGGAAGTGACTGTGTGGCACTTCACTGTGAGaatagaaaatacagtattttctgtgaTAACTTTTTCTAGCTTAATTGGAACTCCTATTGCTTGGGACAAGTAATcatataaataattttgttttaaaacttccTTTTAAAGACTGGGAAGATATGGATTCTGATGAAGAGATTGGCTCTGAAGAAGAGATGGAAAGTGtaggaggagaagaggagaggcaggcagaagctgaaagcactcctgctgctggggccaTACCAGTCACAGACTGCTTATTCTGTCCCCACCATTCCAGATCTCTCACAAAAAATGTGGCACATATGACAAAAGCTCACAGTTTCTTCATTCCAGATATAGAGTACCTTGTGGATCTCAGAGGACTAATCAAGTACCTGGGTATGCCTGCAGATGTTCTCCAATTTCTTTATTGCTTACTTTCACTTGGATATGACTTTAAaaggttttttgggttttttttagtgtaaAAATCTgagtgctttatttttatataaatatataaaaatatctgaGTCCAGTATTTTTATCATGAACAAGACCACAGTCTTTTTGGGGAGAGTAAGAGAAAACCTTACTAAGCAAATGGGGTCTTGTACCTGTATCAGTAATTTTCTAATGCTGAGAAAACTGTCCAACTACATGTAGTCTAGGACAAAACTCTGTTACTAAAGTGTGCACATGAACTACTAATGGGTCACAAGTATTTGCCTCATTGTAAGTGACCtaaaagccataaaaaaaaatgtatcttcctTGAAGCTTACAAATAATGGAGAGTAAAAGAATTTTGAAGTATTAGATGGAAAACCGTTGGAAGTATGAAATTTGTTGGTGAGAATACATCTTGATCAATACCTTGTCATAAGGAACCTTTAAATGCGCAGATTTGTCCTTGATGAAGCCATATGGTCAAGGCATAGGAACAGCAGGGCTGTTGTAGAAATGAAGGGCTCAAGGCTCTTGCTCTGTCTGTCTGCA
This sequence is a window from Lathamus discolor isolate bLatDis1 chromosome 2, bLatDis1.hap1, whole genome shotgun sequence. Protein-coding genes within it:
- the ZNF622 gene encoding cytoplasmic 60S subunit biogenesis factor ZNF622, which gives rise to MATYTCITCRVAFKDADIQRAHYKTDWHRYNLKRKVADMPPVTAENFQERVLAQRAVAEEQNKITATYCTVCSKRFSTFNAYENHLKSKKHLELEKKAVQAVSKKVKILNEKNLEKGLAPESVNKDEMNAAIQQAIRAQPSSSPKKMPFPPSDASSSPASMVSASLSQSRERSEKPPRLQWFEQQAKKLAKQQAEEKEDTEEDWEDMDSDEEIGSEEEMESVGGEEERQAEAESTPAAGAIPVTDCLFCPHHSRSLTKNVAHMTKAHSFFIPDIEYLVDLRGLIKYLGEKVGIGKICIWCNEKGKSFYSTEAVQAHMNDKSHCKLFTDGDAALEFADFYDFRSSYPDHEDEEDVEVPGERPTERELDYDDDTMELILPSGARVGHRSLMRYYKQRFGLSRTVAVANHKKTVGRVLQQYRALGWTSQTGAAYAQQRDMQYLQRMKSKWLLKTGMSNNATKQMHFRMQVRF